One window of Mediterraneibacter gnavus ATCC 29149 genomic DNA carries:
- a CDS encoding spore coat associated protein CotJA, with protein MQNNRSYSRNERFTCQQQPYRNMPVQRRQNPSSSCGEAVSSPCSCRIPRDPLEHMTLAMAYVPWQTWEDTYDVHKGLECGTIFPVLNKPFYGKGGCNQ; from the coding sequence ATGCAAAATAATCGGTCTTATTCCAGAAACGAACGGTTTACCTGTCAACAGCAGCCTTATCGCAATATGCCGGTGCAGCGTCGACAGAATCCTTCTTCCTCCTGTGGTGAAGCAGTCTCGTCGCCTTGTTCCTGCCGCATTCCCCGTGATCCACTGGAACATATGACTCTCGCGATGGCATATGTTCCCTGGCAGACATGGGAAGACACTTATGATGTTCATAAGGGATTAGAATGTGGAACAATCTTCCCTGTTTTAAACAAACCATTTTATGGAAAAGGGGGATGTAATCAATGA
- a CDS encoding tetratricopeptide repeat protein, translating into MSYYFIKGYLDYQDAEYEMAIENFKLAAKSMTDTDDSFLKIYTYIFWNYALEEMGETEDLIQNSKMALTYMAQDKAYKNDMFLHREIAAFLYNNAAHIGESTELLTDYLNNTRGLSNKVKVQLNGNIGQLYSLNERYSEALMHYFDGIYIIDTTSDIPDDNYYKCKFLTCIGDINFMLEEYENAISYYKDAIKVTLDDKNREASDKSLSVINGAHAYIKLGQYEKAIVWLQQLDEWIPNLEAYARDDIEILKNDILAKAEIHNEQFEKAEEYLENAAALLENDDEEFSSKKDVYVNLTYAELYMAQTRYEEALSLYEQLLSQSAEEELGLEEVIYQQMCKIYQERNDFENYKKYSTLYSDQIIKNNKNFSKTYVSSIREVYQYQLLAKKEGQYQVALLVNITVILGLLVIVVWTVRSGMKSRKMSFTDSMTGLFNRKYLTYYLEKNRKNYGKNRLLFLLLILTILKSITIITDMFKEILR; encoded by the coding sequence GTGTCATATTACTTTATAAAAGGATATTTAGATTACCAGGACGCAGAATATGAGATGGCAATTGAAAATTTCAAATTGGCGGCAAAAAGTATGACAGATACGGACGATTCATTTTTAAAAATATATACTTATATTTTTTGGAATTACGCCCTGGAAGAAATGGGAGAGACTGAGGACTTAATTCAAAACAGTAAAATGGCTTTGACCTATATGGCACAGGATAAAGCGTATAAAAATGATATGTTTTTACATAGGGAAATCGCAGCATTTTTATATAACAATGCTGCGCACATTGGGGAGAGCACGGAGCTTTTGACCGATTATCTAAACAACACAAGAGGTCTGAGTAATAAAGTAAAAGTTCAGTTAAACGGAAACATAGGTCAATTATACAGTTTGAATGAAAGGTACTCCGAAGCGTTGATGCATTATTTTGATGGTATTTATATCATTGATACAACATCAGATATTCCGGATGATAATTATTATAAGTGCAAATTTTTGACTTGCATTGGCGATATTAATTTTATGCTGGAAGAATATGAAAATGCAATTTCCTATTACAAAGATGCAATAAAAGTTACTCTGGATGATAAAAACAGGGAAGCTTCTGATAAGAGCCTTTCTGTTATCAATGGGGCTCATGCTTACATTAAGCTTGGACAATATGAGAAAGCGATTGTCTGGCTGCAGCAGTTAGACGAGTGGATTCCAAATCTTGAGGCGTATGCCAGAGATGATATTGAAATTTTGAAAAATGACATCTTGGCAAAAGCTGAGATTCACAATGAGCAGTTTGAAAAAGCAGAAGAATATCTTGAGAATGCAGCAGCGCTGCTTGAAAATGATGACGAAGAATTTTCAAGCAAAAAAGATGTATATGTCAATTTGACGTATGCGGAATTATATATGGCGCAAACCAGGTATGAAGAAGCACTGTCGTTGTATGAACAGCTCTTAAGTCAGTCTGCGGAAGAAGAACTTGGTCTTGAAGAAGTTATTTATCAGCAAATGTGTAAAATTTACCAGGAAAGAAATGATTTTGAGAACTATAAAAAATATAGTACCTTGTACAGTGATCAGATAATCAAAAATAATAAGAACTTTAGCAAGACTTATGTTTCTTCGATTCGAGAGGTGTATCAATATCAGCTGCTGGCAAAAAAAGAGGGACAATATCAAGTGGCTCTGCTGGTGAATATTACGGTGATCTTAGGGTTGCTCGTCATCGTGGTCTGGACTGTCAGATCCGGGATGAAATCAAGAAAAATGAGCTTTACAGATTCTATGACTGGCTTGTTTAACAGAAAATATTTAACGTACTATTTGGAGAAAAACAGAAAAAATTATGGGAAAAACCGACTTCTGTTTTTATTATTGATATTGACTATTTTAAAAAGTATAACGATCATTACGGACATGTTCAAGGAGATTCTGCGATAA
- a CDS encoding ABC-F family ATP-binding cassette domain-containing protein has product MSILNVEHLTHGFGDRAIFADVSFRLLKGEHIGLVGANGEGKSTFLNIVTGKLMPDEGKIEWAKNVRVGYLDQHTVLEKGMTIRDGLKSAFSYLFELEERMNAICDSLGEASPEEMDTMMEELGTIQDTLTLHDFYIIDAKVEEVAKALGLLDIGLERDVTDLSGGQRTKVLLAKLLLEKPDILLLDEPTNYLDEEHIAWLKRYLIDYENAFILISHDIPFLNDVINIIYHMENQELNRYVGDYHHFEEVYAVKKAQLEAAYRRQQQEISELKDFVARNKARVSTRNMAMSRQKKLDKMDVIELAAERPKPEFKFRYGRTPGRYIFETKDLVIGYDEPLSKPLSLSMERGQKIALVGANGIGKTTLLKSILGLIPAISGTCELGENLQIGYFEQEVKGDNRTTCIEEIWQEFPSFTQYEVRSALAKCGLTTKHIESQVRVLSGGEQAKVRLCKLVNRDTNILLLDEPTNHLDVDAKDSLKKALLDYRGSVLLICHEPEFYQDVVHAVWDCSKWTTKQI; this is encoded by the coding sequence ATGAGTATTTTAAATGTAGAGCATCTCACACATGGATTTGGAGATCGCGCCATTTTTGCAGATGTATCCTTTCGCCTTCTCAAGGGAGAACATATTGGACTGGTGGGCGCAAACGGAGAAGGAAAATCCACTTTTTTAAATATTGTTACCGGAAAACTGATGCCGGATGAAGGTAAGATTGAATGGGCAAAAAATGTCCGTGTCGGATACCTTGATCAGCACACGGTCTTAGAAAAAGGAATGACGATTCGAGATGGATTAAAGTCCGCATTCTCATATTTGTTTGAACTGGAAGAACGCATGAATGCAATCTGCGATTCTCTGGGAGAGGCCTCTCCGGAAGAAATGGATACAATGATGGAGGAGTTGGGAACCATTCAGGACACTCTGACTCTGCACGATTTTTATATTATCGATGCCAAAGTTGAAGAAGTTGCAAAGGCACTTGGACTTCTGGATATCGGTCTCGAAAGAGACGTAACCGATTTAAGCGGCGGACAGCGCACCAAAGTCCTTCTGGCAAAATTACTGCTTGAAAAGCCCGATATTTTGCTTTTGGATGAGCCGACCAACTACCTGGACGAAGAACATATCGCATGGCTGAAACGGTATCTCATCGACTATGAAAATGCATTTATTTTAATTTCCCATGATATCCCGTTCTTAAACGATGTGATCAATATTATCTACCATATGGAAAATCAGGAGCTGAACCGCTATGTAGGAGATTATCATCATTTTGAAGAGGTATATGCCGTTAAAAAAGCACAGTTAGAGGCAGCCTACAGAAGGCAGCAACAGGAAATCAGCGAATTAAAAGACTTTGTAGCAAGAAATAAAGCGCGTGTTTCTACGAGAAATATGGCAATGTCCAGACAAAAGAAACTGGACAAGATGGACGTGATCGAGCTTGCAGCAGAACGTCCGAAACCGGAATTCAAATTCCGATACGGAAGAACTCCGGGAAGATATATTTTTGAGACAAAAGATCTTGTGATCGGATACGATGAACCATTGTCAAAACCACTGTCTCTTTCTATGGAAAGAGGGCAGAAAATTGCTCTGGTCGGCGCCAACGGAATCGGAAAGACGACATTGTTGAAAAGTATTCTCGGGCTGATTCCTGCGATTTCCGGCACCTGTGAACTGGGAGAAAATTTGCAGATCGGATATTTTGAACAGGAAGTCAAAGGAGATAATCGAACAACCTGTATTGAAGAAATCTGGCAGGAATTCCCTTCATTCACACAATATGAAGTACGTTCTGCTCTGGCAAAATGCGGACTTACAACAAAACACATTGAAAGCCAGGTTCGCGTCTTAAGCGGAGGAGAGCAGGCAAAAGTAAGACTCTGTAAACTGGTGAATCGCGATACCAATATCCTGCTTTTGGATGAGCCGACAAACCATCTGGATGTGGATGCAAAAGATTCCTTGAAAAAAGCACTGCTTGATTATCGTGGAAGTGTGCTTTTAATCTGCCATGAACCGGAATTTTACCAGGATGTCGTACACGCAGTATGGGATTGCAGCAAGTGGACAACAAAACAGATTTAA
- a CDS encoding GGDEF domain-containing protein → MIDIDYFKKYNDHYGHVQGDSAINEVADILRNSVRKNDTVIRYGGEEMVMFISGIRPDAALRTADEIQKKLSEKSIEHKYSDISDKLTVSMGIYNTEYAGQDIYSLIDKADIALYRAKEKGRNRYEVYTEEY, encoded by the coding sequence ATTATTGATATTGACTATTTTAAAAAGTATAACGATCATTACGGACATGTTCAAGGAGATTCTGCGATAAATGAGGTTGCCGATATACTGAGAAACAGTGTAAGAAAAAATGATACGGTTATTCGATACGGAGGCGAGGAAATGGTGATGTTCATTTCCGGGATCAGGCCTGATGCTGCTTTGAGAACAGCAGATGAGATTCAAAAGAAGCTTTCAGAAAAAAGTATAGAGCATAAATACTCAGATATATCAGACAAACTGACTGTCAGCATGGGGATTTATAATACAGAATATGCAGGGCAGGATATTTATAGTCTGATTGATAAGGCAGATATTGCGTTGTATCGCGCAAAAGAAAAAGGACGAAACAGATATGAAGTATATACAGAGGAATACTGA
- a CDS encoding DUF4317 family protein: MNGKTMSINREEILALTRRMTVKRTSMTRIAGCYADAEGFIDGTFNVNFLKLSPAEREKNLELAKTVPFAQTNQNLKRYVFPESEQGGMRQLLMGIRDCGLKNDALLDVFYEKVTEVYQTEQEYAVYLFHDRYDIPAKAKDKERLGESEQMFEYLICVISPVTGDYEPGKPECGFLFPAFFDGGAALNCVDVFQADSEHPHQELLQILFSEKS; this comes from the coding sequence ATGAATGGAAAAACAATGAGTATCAATCGAGAAGAAATACTTGCTTTGACAAGACGTATGACAGTAAAACGAACTTCCATGACCAGAATCGCAGGATGCTATGCAGACGCAGAAGGTTTTATTGACGGAACATTTAACGTGAATTTTCTGAAACTATCTCCTGCAGAACGTGAGAAAAATCTGGAGCTTGCGAAAACGGTTCCATTTGCACAGACCAATCAGAATCTGAAACGCTATGTATTTCCAGAATCTGAACAGGGAGGTATGCGTCAGCTGCTAATGGGAATCCGGGACTGTGGGTTAAAAAACGATGCACTGTTGGATGTGTTTTACGAGAAAGTGACAGAAGTGTATCAGACAGAACAGGAGTATGCTGTGTATTTGTTTCATGACCGGTATGACATTCCTGCAAAGGCGAAGGATAAGGAACGACTGGGAGAATCTGAGCAGATGTTTGAGTATCTGATCTGCGTGATCTCTCCGGTTACAGGAGATTATGAACCGGGAAAACCAGAATGTGGATTTTTATTTCCGGCCTTTTTTGATGGGGGAGCGGCATTGAATTGTGTGGATGTGTTTCAGGCAGATTCAGAACATCCGCATCAGGAATTACTGCAGATATTATTTTCCGAAAAATCTTGA
- a CDS encoding immunoglobulin-like domain-containing protein → MKTKKIVAVSSALMIGTTTALTGFPAVVLAQENMQEAVTSEQEEKYTKVSVKNPVADSEELTGEGQNNGRAQHAFDGNESTVWHTLWSQDGQKKMPHWISYSLDQVTKIGRIDYLGKPAQNGVGNGVFKNIDVYYTTDPGADPASDTGWKKAGSFENITYSPSTGTGTNRAATFEFDPVEALKVKIVVRESYSSGSGQEPENQYANALEITTYAVNDVPEDKLEIGVTIDDQSYTGKSIQEIVDKNSITPKNVESLSITNGNLEYKDLVWLGGVTDHNVKFRNLKRLTVDLEHTKMYTETGEETKALPAYAFSGLNNLEEVRLSGVKELGSFCFLNAGNRSSQGLEVFEISSVTKIANHAFNGAKFTVRMKTLSLPNAQIIGNSAFDSGGANFTSVDLSGIVELGENAFKECSFEELVFPESLRSIGRNATPIKERASVTFLSETAPEMPTITGHTPFGDTDELKEKNAAVTVPGAGISSYYGEKVTNTSVFVKEDINPIFRNWNINATGHCLVKYMVDSKESFAFVPEGEKIGEARLPEVTIPEGKVFKGWSEKEDGSGELFTKDSKVEKNITLYPVFEEKKNTPPVINVEDKELTVGDTFDPLEGVTATDEEDGDISGSIEVLNNEVDTTKVGIYEVTYKVTDSQGASTTKTIYVTVNPKQEVLNEVPVIDASDRVLTEGDAFDVLEGVTATDKEDGDISGSIEVLNNEVDTTKVGIYKVTYKVTDSQGASTTKTIYVTVNPKQEVLNEVPVIDASDRVLTEGDAFDVLEGVTATDKEDGDISGSIEVLNNEVDTTKVGIYKVTYKVTDSQGASTTKTIYVTVNPKQEVLNEVPVIDASDRVLTEGDAFDVLEGVTATDKEDGDISGSIEVLNNEVDTTKVGIYKVTYKVTDSQGASTTKTIYVTVNPKQEVLNEVPVIDASDRVLTEGDAFDVLEGVTATDKEDGDISGSIEVLNNEVDTTKVGIYKVTYKVTDSQGASTTKTIYVTVNPKQEVLNEVPVINASDRVLTEGDRFAVLEGVTATDKEDGNLTDKIQVLKNTVNKEEAGTYEVTYKVTDSQGASTIKTITVTVREKSADKPAEPQKPNKPADTKPGKPSQQSESPKTADMSNIGLFGSMFAGSSGLLTMLLGKRRKKK, encoded by the coding sequence ATGAAAACAAAAAAAATCGTGGCAGTCAGTTCGGCACTTATGATTGGGACAACGACTGCTCTCACAGGATTTCCAGCGGTGGTACTGGCACAGGAGAATATGCAGGAAGCCGTGACGTCGGAACAAGAAGAAAAGTATACAAAAGTGTCTGTGAAGAATCCGGTGGCGGACAGCGAAGAACTTACAGGGGAAGGGCAAAACAACGGGCGTGCTCAGCATGCGTTTGACGGTAATGAGTCAACAGTGTGGCATACACTCTGGAGCCAGGATGGACAGAAAAAAATGCCGCATTGGATCAGTTACAGTCTGGATCAGGTGACCAAGATCGGAAGAATCGATTATCTGGGAAAACCGGCTCAAAATGGTGTGGGAAACGGTGTTTTTAAGAATATAGATGTTTATTATACAACAGATCCGGGAGCAGATCCGGCCAGTGATACGGGATGGAAAAAAGCAGGGTCTTTTGAGAATATTACATATAGTCCATCTACTGGAACAGGCACCAATCGTGCAGCGACTTTTGAGTTTGACCCGGTAGAGGCGTTAAAGGTCAAAATTGTTGTCAGAGAAAGCTATTCGTCAGGTTCCGGGCAGGAGCCGGAGAACCAGTATGCAAATGCTCTGGAAATCACAACGTATGCGGTCAATGATGTTCCGGAGGATAAATTGGAGATTGGTGTAACGATTGATGATCAGTCATATACAGGGAAAAGCATACAGGAGATCGTAGATAAAAATAGTATCACGCCAAAGAATGTAGAGAGTCTGAGCATTACAAACGGAAATCTGGAATACAAGGATCTTGTCTGGCTGGGTGGTGTAACTGATCACAACGTCAAATTTCGAAATCTGAAAAGATTGACAGTTGATTTAGAACATACAAAAATGTATACAGAGACAGGAGAAGAAACAAAAGCATTGCCGGCATACGCATTTTCAGGGCTGAATAATCTGGAAGAAGTGAGGCTTTCGGGAGTGAAGGAACTGGGAAGCTTTTGTTTTCTGAATGCAGGGAACAGAAGCTCTCAGGGCTTGGAAGTGTTTGAAATTTCAAGTGTTACAAAGATTGCAAACCATGCATTTAATGGGGCGAAGTTCACGGTAAGAATGAAAACTTTGAGTTTGCCGAATGCTCAGATCATCGGAAACAGTGCTTTTGACAGCGGTGGAGCAAATTTTACATCAGTTGATTTGAGCGGTATTGTGGAATTAGGGGAAAATGCATTTAAAGAGTGTTCGTTTGAAGAGCTTGTTTTCCCAGAATCATTAAGATCCATCGGGCGTAATGCAACACCGATCAAGGAAAGAGCTTCTGTAACATTTTTGTCAGAAACAGCACCAGAGATGCCGACTATTACAGGGCACACTCCGTTTGGGGATACAGATGAGCTGAAGGAGAAAAATGCAGCAGTGACGGTTCCGGGAGCTGGTATCAGCAGTTATTATGGAGAAAAAGTTACGAATACGTCCGTCTTTGTAAAAGAAGATATCAACCCAATATTTAGAAATTGGAATATCAATGCAACAGGACATTGTCTTGTAAAATATATGGTAGATTCAAAGGAATCGTTTGCATTTGTGCCAGAGGGTGAGAAGATTGGAGAGGCAAGACTGCCGGAAGTAACGATTCCGGAAGGAAAGGTGTTTAAAGGCTGGTCAGAAAAAGAGGATGGCAGCGGGGAGCTTTTTACAAAAGACAGTAAAGTAGAAAAAAATATTACATTATATCCGGTATTTGAAGAAAAGAAAAATACACCGCCGGTTATTAATGTAGAGGATAAGGAGTTAACAGTTGGAGATACTTTCGATCCTTTGGAGGGGGTGACAGCTACAGATGAGGAAGATGGAGATATCAGTGGAAGTATTGAAGTGTTGAATAATGAAGTGGATACAACAAAAGTTGGTATCTATGAAGTGACGTATAAAGTAACAGACAGTCAGGGAGCAAGTACAACAAAGACGATTTATGTAACTGTAAATCCAAAACAGGAAGTGCTGAATGAAGTGCCGGTGATCGATGCATCCGACCGAGTATTGACAGAAGGAGACGCATTTGATGTATTGGAAGGGGTAACAGCTACAGATAAGGAAGACGGAGATATCAGCGGAAGTATTGAAGTGTTGAATAATGAAGTAGATACAACAAAAGTCGGTATCTATAAAGTAACGTATAAAGTAACAGACAGTCAGGGAGCAAGTACAACAAAGACGATTTATGTAACTGTGAATCCAAAACAGGAAGTGCTGAATGAAGTGCCGGTGATCGATGCATCCGACCGAGTATTGACAGAAGGAGACGCATTTGATGTATTGGAAGGGGTAACAGCTACAGATAAGGAAGACGGAGATATCAGCGGAAGTATTGAAGTGTTGAATAATGAAGTAGATACAACAAAAGTCGGTATCTATAAAGTAACGTATAAAGTAACAGACAGTCAGGGAGCAAGTACAACAAAGACGATTTATGTAACTGTGAATCCAAAACAGGAAGTGCTGAATGAAGTGCCGGTGATCGATGCATCCGACCGAGTATTGACAGAAGGAGACGCATTTGACGTATTGGAAGGGGTAACAGCTACAGATAAGGAAGACGGAGATATCAGCGGAAGTATTGAAGTGTTGAATAATGAAGTAGATACAACAAAAGTCGGCATCTATAAAGTAACGTATAAAGTAACAGACAGTCAGGGAGCAAGTACAACAAAGACGATTTATGTAACTGTAAATCCAAAACAGGAAGTGCTGAATGAAGTGCCGGTGATCGATGCATCCGACCGAGTATTGACAGAAGGAGACGCATTTGACGTATTGGAAGGGGTAACAGCTACAGATAAGGAAGACGGAGATATCAGCGGAAGTATTGAAGTGTTGAATAATGAAGTAGATACAACAAAAGTCGGCATCTATAAAGTAACGTATAAAGTAACAGACAGTCAGGGAGCAAGTACAACAAAGACGATTTATGTAACTGTGAATCCAAAACAGGAAGTGCTGAATGAAGTGCCGGTGATCAATGCATCCGACCGAGTATTGACAGAAGGAGACAGATTCGCCGTATTGGAAGGAGTAACAGCTACAGATAAGGAAGACGGTAATCTGACAGATAAGATCCAAGTGCTGAAGAACACCGTGAATAAAGAGGAAGCAGGAACCTATGAAGTGACATATAAGGTAACAGACAGTCAAGGAGCAAGCACAATAAAGACGATCACAGTTACTGTGAGGGAAAAGAGTGCAGATAAGCCTGCGGAACCTCAGAAGCCGAACAAGCCGGCTGACACAAAGCCTGGAAAACCAAGTCAGCAGTCCGAATCGCCGAAGACAGCGGATATGTCTAATATTGGTTTGTTCGGATCTATGTTTGCAGGTTCGTCTGGATTACTGACAATGTTGCTGGGGAAAAGACGCAAAAAGAAATAA